The Parasegetibacter sp. NRK P23 genome includes a window with the following:
- a CDS encoding DUF2971 domain-containing protein, whose translation MTVYNNFEEVAKEIAERTPPIIYKYRDWEKDFHKTIITKQELYFAQPHTLNDPYDVRPPYNFIVPELDIETARKRIRDAGKSFRPDLTDEELEREVEARVQSVIQDPVSYFKKNRMNYVLDSSRYDTIGVLSFCSAFDNEPMWAHYGNNHNGFAIGFNTVKLARALNCTVGLVDYNDTPLDYHIMGDNSGLLEKELFRKSTKWQPEQELRFLTVGVGLYRSRVNTFPADVVEEIVFGLNTSKEAQDEIIAASKRVFPGVSFFKVVVKADSFGFDKEKIE comes from the coding sequence ATGACAGTTTATAACAACTTTGAAGAAGTTGCGAAGGAAATTGCAGAAAGGACGCCTCCTATAATTTATAAATACAGAGACTGGGAAAAAGATTTTCATAAAACAATCATAACAAAGCAAGAGTTATACTTTGCTCAACCGCATACGTTGAATGATCCTTATGACGTTAGACCTCCCTATAACTTTATTGTGCCCGAACTTGATATAGAGACAGCACGAAAAAGAATTAGAGACGCTGGTAAATCATTTAGACCAGACTTGACTGATGAAGAATTAGAACGAGAGGTTGAAGCAAGAGTACAATCTGTTATTCAAGACCCGGTCAGCTATTTTAAAAAGAATAGAATGAACTACGTTCTTGACAGTTCAAGGTATGATACGATTGGTGTGCTTAGTTTCTGTTCAGCATTTGACAATGAACCAATGTGGGCTCATTATGGAAACAATCATAATGGCTTTGCAATAGGCTTCAATACAGTAAAATTAGCAAGAGCTTTAAATTGCACAGTTGGGCTTGTAGATTATAATGACACACCTTTGGATTATCATATAATGGGCGACAACTCTGGATTGTTAGAAAAAGAGCTTTTCAGAAAATCAACGAAGTGGCAACCTGAACAAGAATTAAGGTTTCTAACAGTCGGTGTTGGTTTGTATAGAAGTAGAGTAAATACATTTCCTGCAGACGTTGTTGAAGAAATCGTTTTTGGCCTGAACACAAGTAAAGAAGCGCAAGACGAAATAATCGCAGCATCTAAACGAGTATTTCCTGGAGTTTCTTTCTTTAAGGTAGTGGTTAAAGCAGACTCCTTTGGTTTTGACAAAGAAAAAATAGAATAG